In Zobellia roscoffensis, the following are encoded in one genomic region:
- a CDS encoding VOC family protein gives MVFEHLALNVTDIKKRVDWFVAHLGLKVVVAKENPPFMTFLADSTDRVILELYQKENEPFSNFKERQPATFHMAFVSDDAKLDKERLIREGASLVEEVKREGVYLVMLRDPWGMPLQLCQRANKF, from the coding sequence ATGGTTTTTGAACATTTAGCGTTGAACGTTACGGATATTAAGAAAAGAGTGGACTGGTTTGTAGCTCATCTGGGTCTTAAGGTGGTGGTTGCTAAAGAGAATCCGCCTTTTATGACGTTCTTGGCCGACTCCACAGATAGGGTGATATTAGAATTGTATCAAAAAGAGAACGAACCTTTTAGCAATTTTAAAGAACGGCAACCGGCAACATTCCATATGGCATTCGTTTCTGATGATGCTAAACTTGATAAAGAAAGGCTAATACGTGAAGGGGCATCTTTGGTAGAAGAAGTAAAACGTGAAGGGGTGTATTTGGTTATGCTGCGTGACCCATGGGGAATGCCTTTACAACTTTGTCAACGGGCCAATAAGTTTTAA
- a CDS encoding ribose-phosphate pyrophosphokinase, producing the protein MAYQVPEPKIFACTQSTDLARKIAKSYGAELGNVLFSRYSDGEFQPSFEESVRGTRIFIIGSTNPSSENLMEMLLMLDAAKRASARHITAVMPYFGWARQDRKDKPRVPIAAKLIAKMLEAAGATRIITMDLHADQIQGFFERPVDHLFASTMFLPYLKSLKLDNLTIASPDMGGSKRAYAYSKALSCDVVICYKQRAKANVISHMELIGDVQGKNVVLVDDMVDTAGTLTKAADLMMERGALSVRAITTHALLSGDAYEKIEKSKLLELIVTDSIPAKQDSDKVKVLSCAELFADVMHRVHHNTSIASKFLM; encoded by the coding sequence ATGGCCTACCAAGTTCCCGAACCTAAAATTTTCGCTTGTACACAGAGTACTGATTTGGCACGTAAAATCGCCAAATCTTATGGTGCCGAATTAGGCAACGTACTCTTCTCTAGGTACAGTGACGGAGAGTTTCAACCTTCCTTTGAGGAGTCCGTACGAGGAACACGTATTTTTATAATTGGTTCTACTAATCCAAGTTCAGAGAATTTAATGGAAATGTTGTTGATGCTCGATGCTGCAAAACGTGCATCGGCAAGACACATTACCGCTGTAATGCCTTATTTTGGATGGGCCAGACAAGACAGAAAAGATAAGCCAAGAGTACCAATTGCAGCCAAGTTAATTGCAAAAATGCTTGAAGCAGCTGGTGCCACACGCATAATTACAATGGATTTGCATGCCGATCAAATTCAGGGCTTTTTTGAAAGACCTGTTGATCATCTATTTGCTTCTACCATGTTTTTGCCATACCTCAAAAGTTTAAAACTAGATAACCTAACTATTGCATCACCTGATATGGGGGGGTCCAAAAGAGCCTACGCCTATTCAAAAGCATTGAGTTGTGATGTTGTTATTTGTTACAAACAAAGAGCTAAAGCAAATGTAATATCGCACATGGAGCTAATTGGTGATGTTCAGGGTAAAAACGTAGTCTTAGTAGATGACATGGTAGATACTGCTGGAACACTGACCAAAGCTGCAGATTTAATGATGGAAAGAGGTGCATTGAGCGTTAGGGCTATTACAACACACGCCCTTTTGTCCGGTGACGCGTATGAAAAAATAGAAAAATCGAAATTGCTTGAATTGATCGTAACCGATTCTATTCCGGCAAAACAAGATTCGGACAAAGTTAAAGTATTAAGTTGTGCCGAGCTTTTTGCAGATGTAATGCATAGGGTACATCACAACACATCAATTGCATCAAAATTTTTAATGTAG
- a CDS encoding TetR/AcrR family transcriptional regulator: MRPQKVLDKEIVEKLVCVFRSNGYDGASLSELAEKTGLKKASLYHRFPDGKRGMAVAVLNHLGEWAEEHVFNVLNDESILPAQRLVNSLDNIRILYNDGKDACVLRVFSLGSGLELFEEQVKNGMKHWVEAFNTYGKALGLPGEKAQKYAVQTLLEIQGSLVVTKGLNDLSIFEQTLNDIESRYLKK, from the coding sequence ATGAGACCACAAAAAGTTTTGGATAAAGAAATCGTAGAAAAATTAGTTTGCGTTTTTAGGTCCAATGGTTACGATGGAGCTAGTCTTTCAGAACTGGCAGAGAAAACGGGTTTAAAGAAAGCTAGTCTTTACCATCGCTTTCCAGATGGAAAGCGTGGAATGGCAGTTGCGGTTTTAAATCATTTGGGGGAGTGGGCGGAAGAACATGTGTTTAATGTATTAAATGATGAAAGTATCCTTCCTGCTCAGAGATTAGTGAACAGTCTGGATAATATCCGGATTTTATATAATGACGGAAAAGACGCTTGTGTGTTAAGGGTATTTTCCTTGGGTTCTGGTTTAGAGTTATTTGAGGAGCAAGTTAAGAATGGTATGAAACATTGGGTAGAGGCTTTTAATACGTATGGCAAAGCATTAGGTTTGCCAGGTGAAAAGGCACAAAAGTATGCTGTTCAGACCCTATTGGAAATTCAAGGTAGCCTTGTAGTGACTAAAGGCTTAAACGATTTAAGCATATTTGAACAAACATTGAACGATATTGAATCCAGATATTTAAAAAAATAA
- the serS gene encoding serine--tRNA ligase, whose product MLQLHVVRDKKDDIINALKKRNIDAAPLIDEVLQLDEKRRSTQTALDTTLAESNKLSKEIGMLFKSGKAQEANVLKEKTGSLKEDSKKLSDELNTIAEELQKALYKIPNVPHDSVPAGNSDEDNEEIFKEGEVPTLIADALPHWELAKKYDIINFELGVKVTGAGFPVYKGKGARLQRALISYFLDKNAEAGYTEIQVPHLVNEASGLGTGQLPDKEGQMYHVGEDDLYLIPTAEVPVTNLFRDEIVAESDFPICYTAYTPCFRREAGSYGAHVRGLNRLHQFDKVEIVRVENPANSFKALDGMVEHVKNILRELKLPYRILRLCGGDLGFTSALTFDFEVFSTAQDRWLEISSVSNFETYQANRLKLRYKDENGKSQLAHTLNGSSLALPRVLAGILENYQTADGIEIPEVLVPYCGFSRID is encoded by the coding sequence ATGTTACAGCTACACGTAGTTCGAGACAAAAAAGACGACATCATAAACGCATTAAAAAAGCGTAATATAGATGCCGCACCTTTGATTGATGAAGTATTACAATTGGATGAGAAAAGACGTTCAACACAAACAGCTTTGGACACTACCCTAGCGGAAAGCAACAAACTTTCCAAAGAAATAGGTATGCTCTTTAAAAGTGGTAAAGCTCAAGAAGCCAATGTGCTTAAAGAAAAAACGGGCTCCCTAAAGGAAGACTCAAAAAAACTAAGCGATGAGCTGAACACCATTGCCGAAGAGCTTCAAAAAGCACTGTACAAAATACCAAATGTACCTCATGACTCTGTTCCTGCAGGTAATTCTGACGAGGATAATGAAGAAATATTCAAGGAAGGAGAGGTCCCTACTTTAATCGCAGATGCGCTTCCCCACTGGGAATTGGCTAAAAAGTACGATATCATCAACTTTGAGCTGGGCGTAAAAGTTACCGGTGCTGGTTTCCCGGTCTACAAAGGAAAAGGTGCTCGATTACAACGTGCTTTAATTTCTTATTTTCTTGATAAGAATGCAGAAGCGGGTTATACGGAAATACAGGTGCCGCACCTGGTGAATGAAGCCTCCGGTCTTGGCACAGGGCAATTACCGGATAAAGAAGGGCAGATGTACCACGTAGGAGAAGATGATTTATATCTTATTCCAACAGCGGAAGTTCCTGTTACCAATCTTTTTCGTGATGAAATAGTAGCAGAAAGTGACTTCCCTATTTGTTATACCGCCTACACACCTTGTTTTAGAAGGGAAGCGGGTAGCTATGGCGCTCACGTTCGTGGCCTGAACCGTTTACACCAATTTGATAAAGTTGAAATAGTACGTGTGGAAAACCCTGCCAATTCGTTTAAGGCTTTAGATGGTATGGTAGAACATGTAAAAAACATCCTTAGAGAGCTTAAGTTGCCATACCGTATTCTTAGACTTTGTGGTGGTGACCTAGGTTTTACCTCTGCACTTACTTTTGATTTTGAGGTATTCTCTACCGCACAAGACCGTTGGTTGGAAATTAGTTCGGTTTCTAATTTTGAAACCTACCAAGCCAACCGATTAAAACTACGCTATAAAGACGAAAACGGAAAAAGTCAATTGGCTCACACCTTAAACGGAAGTTCTTTAGCGTTGCCAAGAGTATTAGCGGGTATTTTAGAAAACTACCAAACTGCAGACGGAATTGAAATTCCAGAAGTATTGGTGCCTTATTGTGGATTTAGTCGCATAGATTAA
- a CDS encoding bifunctional riboflavin kinase/FAD synthetase, whose translation MVTVQSISKNDKRHPTAITIGTFDGVHIGHRKILERLINNATSLDLKSTVLTFFPHPRMVLQKDANIKLLNTIEEKTKILEALGLDQLIIHPFTQEFSRLSATEFVRDNLVNQLNTKQIIIGYDHRFGRNRNANITDLKTFGSTFDFDVEEISAQEIDEVSVSSTKIRKALQEGDITTANAYLGYNYMLTGTIQKGKGLGRQIGFPTANLHIPQSYKLIPKNGVYVVKSEILEKTVYGMMNIGYNPTVAGKEKTIEINFFDFDQNLYGQVLQIDILHRIRDEHKFESVEALKKQLEKDKQTSLALISQ comes from the coding sequence GTGGTAACAGTCCAAAGCATTTCCAAAAACGATAAACGGCATCCGACTGCCATTACCATAGGCACTTTTGACGGTGTTCATATTGGTCATAGAAAAATACTCGAACGCCTGATTAATAATGCTACTTCTCTAGATCTTAAGTCTACAGTATTGACCTTTTTTCCGCATCCGCGTATGGTTTTACAAAAAGATGCGAACATAAAATTGCTAAATACAATTGAAGAAAAGACAAAAATATTAGAAGCTCTAGGTCTGGACCAACTAATCATTCACCCTTTTACGCAAGAATTTTCTAGACTTTCTGCCACAGAATTTGTCAGGGACAATTTGGTAAATCAATTAAACACAAAGCAAATAATCATTGGTTACGACCATCGTTTTGGCAGAAACCGAAATGCAAATATTACTGACTTAAAAACCTTTGGAAGTACTTTTGACTTTGATGTGGAAGAAATATCTGCCCAAGAGATAGACGAAGTATCAGTGAGTTCTACTAAAATAAGAAAGGCCCTTCAAGAAGGAGATATTACAACTGCCAATGCATATTTGGGCTATAACTATATGCTTACAGGTACCATTCAAAAAGGAAAAGGCTTAGGTAGGCAAATTGGTTTTCCTACAGCCAACCTACATATTCCCCAGTCTTACAAGCTAATACCTAAAAACGGTGTTTATGTTGTAAAAAGTGAAATTTTGGAAAAAACGGTCTACGGCATGATGAATATTGGCTACAACCCAACGGTTGCCGGAAAGGAAAAGACAATTGAAATCAATTTTTTTGATTTTGACCAAAATCTCTATGGCCAAGTACTACAGATAGATATTCTGCACCGCATACGTGACGAACATAAATTTGAATCTGTAGAAGCATTAAAAAAACAGCTTGAAAAAGATAAACAAACTTCGCTTGCATTAATCTCACAATAA
- a CDS encoding HTTM domain-containing protein: MLNRFLFSKIDNSQLIIFRVFFGILVSLECYGAILTGWVRRTLIEPKFTFNFIGFDWLQPLPGLGMYYYFFAMGTLGVLISLGYKYRFAIISFTVMWTGVYLMQKTSYNNHYYLLVLISLIMCFLPAHRSYSIDAKRNPLLQSNSMLTYVRWAIIFQLIIVYTYASIAKLYGDWLDFGIVRVLMLNKASYPIIGGLLQEPFLHKIIGISGILFDLLIVPALLWKPTRKIAFFASIFFHLFNSIVFQIGIFPYLALAFTVFFFEPETIRKIFFKKKKPYLLQKLEVPKYKNILFILGGLYFLVQLALPVRHHFIKDDVLWTEEGHRLSWRMMLRSRSGSLKFKVVNKETGEKTTIKNEDYLTKKQLRRIGGYPDFIWQFAQRLKKEYAAKGEQIEVYAVNSRVSINSKPYRPFIDPKVDLAHVKWNYFWHNEWIYPSPGSEKH; the protein is encoded by the coding sequence ATGCTGAATCGTTTTCTCTTTTCGAAAATCGATAATTCACAACTGATTATTTTTCGTGTTTTTTTCGGAATACTAGTCTCCCTAGAATGTTATGGCGCCATTTTAACTGGCTGGGTCAGAAGAACGCTAATTGAACCAAAATTCACTTTCAACTTTATCGGTTTTGATTGGCTGCAGCCCTTACCGGGCTTAGGCATGTATTATTACTTTTTCGCCATGGGTACACTTGGCGTACTAATCTCCTTGGGGTACAAATACCGTTTTGCCATCATTTCGTTCACCGTAATGTGGACAGGTGTATACCTGATGCAAAAAACATCATACAACAATCACTATTACCTTTTAGTACTAATCTCGTTGATCATGTGCTTTTTACCAGCGCACCGAAGCTATTCTATAGACGCAAAAAGAAATCCACTTTTGCAAAGTAATAGTATGTTAACGTATGTGAGGTGGGCTATAATTTTTCAATTGATTATCGTCTATACTTATGCCTCTATAGCAAAACTTTACGGAGATTGGCTAGATTTTGGCATTGTCCGCGTTCTTATGCTCAATAAGGCAAGCTACCCAATCATTGGAGGTCTTTTACAAGAACCGTTCCTTCATAAAATTATAGGTATTTCCGGTATTTTATTCGACTTACTCATAGTACCGGCACTCCTCTGGAAACCCACTCGAAAAATTGCTTTTTTCGCATCCATATTTTTCCATCTGTTCAATTCTATTGTTTTTCAAATTGGCATATTCCCTTATTTGGCATTAGCCTTTACAGTGTTCTTTTTTGAACCTGAAACGATTCGAAAAATATTCTTTAAAAAGAAAAAACCATACCTGCTACAGAAGCTGGAAGTCCCTAAGTATAAAAATATCCTTTTTATACTTGGCGGCCTGTATTTCTTGGTACAGCTAGCATTACCCGTAAGACATCATTTTATAAAAGATGATGTCTTATGGACGGAAGAAGGCCATAGATTAAGTTGGCGCATGATGCTCAGGAGTCGGTCCGGATCCTTAAAATTCAAAGTAGTAAATAAGGAAACCGGTGAAAAAACTACAATAAAAAACGAAGATTACCTTACCAAAAAGCAACTGCGTAGAATTGGCGGCTACCCAGACTTTATTTGGCAATTTGCGCAAAGGTTAAAAAAAGAATACGCAGCAAAAGGAGAGCAAATAGAGGTATACGCCGTGAACTCCAGAGTTAGTATTAACAGTAAACCTTACCGCCCGTTTATAGACCCTAAAGTAGATTTAGCCCATGTTAAATGGAATTACTTTTGGCATAACGAATGGATCTACCCCTCACCCGGATCAGAAAAGCATTAA
- a CDS encoding reprolysin-like metallopeptidase has protein sequence MVTKLRLVFSITIAFLSFSASAQSEYWESTSMKKSSYKRVSQGLSAHEGKVFALQEKLFKQDLKNSTTSKSNSRIVYFPNSSGDMVAYSVRETPVLSEELSKKYPEIKSFSGRAVDNREDRIRFSISQKDVQAMIVSAKTSESSFIEKVEDDKYMVYSRSAKTEDESDFVCSTQEKVLAFGASLTAKPLDDRVIRKYRLAVSATGEYTEYHGGTVPDALAAINATLTRVNEVFETDLAVRLELVSTTDKIIYTNVSTDPYNGTLSTLGSEGQAVMTSEIGETNYDIGHVFHKGENNGNAGFIGAICITNRKGSAYSSSLTPKGDRFDLDFVAHEMGHQLGANHTWSHEFEGTQVQVEPGSGTSIMGYAGITGVNDVAARGDDYFHYISIKQIIDNLKTKTCGEVTGISNMAPVVADLDDYVIPKSTAFVLEGSASDPDATDVLTYTWEQIDNGVVTQASFGPNNASGANFRSKLPSLAPVRYFPMLSQVVKGNLTQTFPTRGSAWETVSDVEREMNFAFSVRDNAPGGGQVVSELMNIAVVNSAGPFQVTSQATTETYVAGEMMQIEWDVAGTDVLPVATKNVDISLSIDGGVTFTIPLASGVVNDGAHKIVVPGMPTAEARIMIKASDNIYYAVNSTDFTIEASPFVMNFSGLEYEACHFDDLVIPFIYETYLGFDEEVTFEVTDAPENLGVTFAPSSVSLDGTEVNLILENTENVPEGSYSLTVSAVSASVSKEITLDLKIYDTDFPTVELTTPANNLIDAATTELLQWEENASYTSYEVHIATDSGFANLVELVTVTTNSYVPTELNNKVTYYWRVKPLNVCGEGDFSAVQEFTTIQVDCANKPARDLPLEISATERTTVISKIAFFEDLKVDDINVKLNIDHEYLEDLVVTLTSPSNTVVPLITSSCGNLKNVDATFDDDASSFVCGTTAVTAIKGTVKPLGSLSSFKGESILGEWILTVVDNASRDGGVVNEFALDICVEGEFRPDVDNDGVFDDGDDLCLNTPAGAEVDSSGCEVHRFAASNFEITVESESCRNNDDGAISISASMPLDYNIVISGNGVEVTQTFTDAFSLSNLNSGVYSLCVNASGDGFDYEPFCAQVTISQPDPLGVSSSVSLDGKQLLLSMEGADLYTIELNGDIVLTDKSEITLDLKSGGNLLRVSTGLPCQGTYEDSFFVGSEPMVFPNPFNHSTRMLLGASTEKVKIDIFTIGGALVKSQQGTPRGGGIDLDFTSLHSGIYIVRVTGETIEGTVKVIKR, from the coding sequence ATGGTTACAAAATTACGTCTTGTTTTTTCAATTACCATAGCATTTCTTTCCTTTTCCGCTTCGGCACAGAGTGAATACTGGGAAAGCACGTCAATGAAAAAATCTTCCTACAAGAGAGTTTCACAGGGTTTGAGTGCTCATGAAGGAAAAGTTTTTGCTTTGCAGGAAAAACTTTTCAAACAAGATTTAAAAAATTCTACAACATCTAAAAGTAATTCCAGAATAGTCTATTTCCCCAATTCAAGTGGAGATATGGTGGCCTATAGTGTCCGCGAAACCCCAGTTCTTTCGGAGGAACTTTCAAAAAAATATCCAGAAATCAAGTCATTTTCCGGTAGAGCGGTAGATAATCGTGAAGATCGTATAAGATTTAGTATTTCCCAGAAAGATGTACAAGCTATGATTGTCTCCGCTAAGACCAGTGAAAGCAGTTTCATTGAAAAAGTGGAGGATGATAAATACATGGTGTACTCAAGAAGTGCTAAAACAGAAGATGAAAGTGATTTTGTATGCAGCACTCAAGAAAAAGTGTTGGCTTTTGGTGCCAGTCTTACGGCAAAGCCCCTAGATGACCGTGTCATTAGAAAATATAGATTGGCGGTTTCTGCAACTGGAGAATATACAGAATACCATGGAGGTACAGTACCTGATGCCCTAGCCGCAATTAACGCAACATTAACCAGGGTAAACGAAGTTTTCGAGACTGATTTGGCCGTTCGTTTAGAACTTGTTTCCACTACGGATAAAATTATTTACACTAATGTAAGTACAGATCCTTATAATGGAACATTAAGTACTTTGGGGAGTGAAGGGCAGGCTGTTATGACCAGTGAGATTGGTGAAACAAATTATGATATTGGACATGTTTTTCACAAAGGGGAAAACAATGGTAATGCCGGTTTTATAGGTGCCATCTGCATAACCAATAGAAAAGGTAGCGCTTATTCTTCAAGCTTGACTCCTAAAGGAGATAGATTTGATTTAGATTTTGTGGCCCATGAGATGGGGCATCAGTTAGGGGCGAACCATACATGGTCCCATGAGTTTGAAGGTACGCAAGTTCAGGTAGAACCGGGTAGTGGAACCTCTATAATGGGGTATGCCGGTATTACAGGTGTTAATGATGTTGCTGCTAGAGGAGATGATTATTTTCATTACATCAGTATTAAACAGATTATAGATAACCTAAAGACTAAGACTTGTGGTGAGGTAACGGGAATTTCTAATATGGCCCCTGTAGTTGCAGATCTTGATGATTATGTGATTCCAAAATCTACGGCTTTTGTGTTAGAGGGTAGTGCCTCTGATCCAGATGCTACCGATGTGTTAACGTATACTTGGGAGCAGATAGATAACGGAGTTGTTACGCAAGCATCTTTTGGTCCAAACAATGCAAGTGGAGCAAATTTTAGGTCTAAATTGCCAAGTTTGGCTCCGGTGCGATATTTTCCAATGCTTTCTCAAGTAGTTAAAGGTAACTTAACCCAGACTTTTCCAACAAGAGGCTCGGCCTGGGAAACGGTTTCCGATGTTGAAAGAGAAATGAATTTTGCTTTTAGTGTGAGAGACAATGCACCCGGAGGAGGGCAGGTAGTATCAGAATTAATGAATATTGCCGTAGTAAATAGTGCAGGACCTTTTCAGGTTACGTCACAGGCCACTACTGAAACCTATGTTGCTGGTGAAATGATGCAAATAGAATGGGATGTAGCGGGTACGGATGTGTTACCTGTTGCTACTAAAAATGTGGATATTAGCCTTTCTATTGATGGTGGGGTAACTTTTACGATACCCTTGGCGTCCGGAGTGGTTAATGATGGGGCTCACAAAATAGTAGTTCCTGGTATGCCTACCGCGGAAGCACGTATTATGATTAAGGCATCTGACAATATTTATTATGCTGTGAATTCAACTGATTTTACTATAGAGGCCTCTCCGTTTGTTATGAACTTTTCTGGTTTAGAATATGAAGCCTGCCATTTTGATGACCTCGTAATTCCATTTATTTATGAGACCTATTTAGGTTTTGATGAAGAAGTTACTTTTGAAGTGACCGATGCGCCCGAAAATTTAGGAGTTACTTTTGCGCCAAGTAGCGTCTCGCTAGATGGAACAGAAGTGAATCTAATCCTTGAGAATACTGAAAATGTTCCAGAAGGGTCTTATTCATTAACGGTTTCAGCAGTTTCTGCAAGTGTTTCAAAAGAAATTACATTAGACCTTAAAATATATGATACCGACTTTCCAACGGTCGAGCTAACAACACCGGCAAATAATTTGATTGATGCGGCAACAACAGAACTGTTGCAGTGGGAAGAAAATGCATCATATACTTCGTATGAAGTTCATATTGCTACGGATAGTGGGTTTGCCAATCTCGTAGAGTTGGTTACGGTAACTACCAATAGTTACGTTCCCACAGAACTGAACAATAAAGTAACGTATTACTGGCGAGTAAAACCCTTGAATGTATGTGGCGAAGGAGATTTCAGCGCTGTTCAAGAGTTTACCACAATTCAAGTAGATTGTGCCAACAAACCGGCAAGAGACCTGCCATTGGAAATTAGCGCTACAGAAAGGACAACGGTGATTTCTAAGATTGCCTTTTTTGAAGATTTGAAGGTAGATGATATTAATGTAAAGCTGAATATTGACCATGAGTATCTAGAAGATTTGGTGGTCACTCTTACCTCACCTTCTAATACTGTGGTTCCATTAATTACCAGTTCATGTGGTAATCTGAAGAATGTAGACGCAACTTTTGATGATGATGCTAGTAGTTTTGTATGTGGAACAACAGCCGTAACGGCAATAAAAGGAACCGTAAAACCGCTTGGATCGTTAAGTTCATTTAAAGGGGAGTCCATATTAGGAGAATGGATCTTAACTGTTGTGGATAATGCCTCTAGAGATGGAGGGGTTGTAAACGAATTTGCCTTGGATATTTGTGTAGAAGGTGAGTTTAGACCAGATGTTGATAATGATGGTGTTTTTGATGATGGAGATGATTTATGTCTTAACACACCAGCAGGAGCAGAGGTAGATTCTTCTGGTTGTGAGGTGCATCGTTTTGCTGCAAGTAATTTTGAAATTACGGTGGAAAGTGAGTCATGTAGGAATAATGATGATGGGGCTATATCTATAAGTGCTTCAATGCCATTGGATTATAATATAGTTATTTCTGGTAATGGAGTGGAGGTTACTCAAACGTTTACAGATGCCTTTTCTTTATCAAATTTAAACTCAGGCGTATACTCGTTATGTGTAAATGCTTCAGGTGATGGATTTGATTATGAGCCATTTTGTGCACAAGTAACAATTTCACAGCCGGATCCGTTGGGTGTTTCCTCTTCTGTGTCTTTAGATGGAAAACAGTTGTTGCTTTCTATGGAGGGAGCAGATTTATATACAATCGAATTAAATGGAGATATTGTACTAACAGATAAATCAGAAATTACATTGGATCTTAAATCAGGAGGTAATTTACTTCGTGTATCTACTGGGCTTCCGTGTCAAGGTACATATGAAGACAGCTTTTTTGTAGGGAGCGAACCTATGGTGTTTCCTAATCCTTTTAATCATAGTACAAGAATGCTGTTAGGCGCATCAACAGAAAAAGTAAAAATAGATATCTTTACTATAGGTGGGGCATTGGTTAAGAGCCAGCAGGGTACACCAAGGGGTGGTGGAATAGATTTAGATTTTACATCGTTGCATTCCGGAATTTATATAGTGAGGGTTACAGGTGAAACCATTGAGGGAACGGTTAAAGTAATAAAACGATGA
- a CDS encoding 50S ribosomal protein L25/general stress protein Ctc — MKSIKIKGSERESVGKKATKALRNAGQVPCVIYGGEKPLHFSAEELAFRDLVYTPAAHTVKVDLGSGKVKAIMQDIQFHPVTDKILHIDFYQLFDDKEVTMNIPVRLEGNAPGVRAGGRLLFRKRKLTIKALPDNLPDYFDIDISKLKIGDNITVESLLNDEFTILHPETTVVVQVKTQRTAVAVDDDEELEGEEGEATEAAAEGGESQE, encoded by the coding sequence ATGAAGTCAATTAAAATTAAAGGATCAGAAAGAGAAAGCGTGGGCAAGAAGGCAACGAAAGCCCTACGTAATGCTGGACAGGTTCCTTGCGTTATATACGGAGGGGAAAAACCACTACACTTTTCAGCAGAAGAGTTAGCGTTCAGAGATTTAGTTTACACCCCAGCCGCACATACCGTAAAGGTTGACTTAGGAAGTGGTAAAGTAAAAGCAATTATGCAAGACATTCAGTTTCACCCAGTGACTGATAAAATTTTGCATATTGATTTTTACCAACTTTTTGATGACAAAGAAGTTACCATGAACATTCCTGTTCGTTTAGAAGGTAATGCACCTGGTGTTAGAGCTGGTGGACGTTTACTTTTTAGAAAGAGAAAACTTACCATTAAAGCACTTCCAGACAACTTGCCTGATTATTTTGATATTGATATATCAAAATTAAAAATTGGTGACAACATTACTGTTGAATCTTTGTTGAACGATGAGTTTACAATCTTACACCCAGAAACTACAGTAGTTGTTCAAGTTAAAACTCAGCGTACAGCAGTGGCCGTTGATGACGATGAAGAACTTGAAGGAGAAGAAGGCGAAGCTACAGAAGCAGCAGCTGAAGGCGGAGAAAGCCAAGAATAA
- the pth gene encoding aminoacyl-tRNA hydrolase — MFQFIKSIFNKNKSVLEETDSMKKYLIIGLGNIGSEYTETRHNIGFKVLDALAKTLDFSFDTVKLGDVGVFKIKGRSVLCLKPSTYMNLSGKALKYWMDKENIPLENILVVTDDINLEFGTLRLKTKGSNGGHNGLKDIQNVLQTANYNRLRFGVGADFGKGRQVEYVLGEWSETEKNTLNERYEKTTELIQSFVLAGVARTMNQFNGS, encoded by the coding sequence ATGTTTCAATTTATAAAATCAATTTTCAACAAGAACAAAAGTGTTCTAGAAGAAACAGATAGCATGAAAAAATACCTGATTATTGGCCTTGGAAACATTGGCAGCGAGTATACTGAAACCCGTCATAATATTGGATTTAAAGTATTAGATGCACTTGCCAAAACATTGGATTTTTCTTTTGATACCGTAAAATTAGGTGATGTAGGTGTTTTTAAAATTAAAGGGCGCAGTGTCCTTTGCCTTAAACCATCTACCTATATGAACCTTAGCGGAAAAGCCTTAAAGTATTGGATGGATAAGGAAAATATTCCTTTAGAAAATATACTTGTAGTTACTGATGATATTAATCTAGAATTTGGAACCTTACGATTAAAAACAAAGGGGAGCAACGGAGGCCACAACGGTCTAAAAGATATTCAGAACGTACTACAAACTGCAAACTACAACCGACTTAGATTTGGTGTGGGTGCAGATTTTGGAAAAGGAAGACAGGTTGAATACGTTTTGGGAGAATGGAGCGAAACAGAAAAAAATACTCTTAACGAACGCTACGAAAAAACCACTGAACTAATTCAATCTTTTGTTCTTGCAGGTGTTGCCCGTACCATGAACCAATTTAACGGGTCTTGA